Proteins from one Ignavibacteriota bacterium genomic window:
- a CDS encoding NUDIX hydrolase yields MPKNTPRYVKENILRRHRRQSEKKKEPPVIAQSGVIPYRVGAAGIELLLVTSRNGRRWIFPKGIVETGLHPRDSAAKEAWEEAGVLGAVTEEALGSYSFEKWGGICHVDMYALLVQGVAEEYDERAIRQRRWVSLDEARASIAERGLLDLLEVFAEQIRELHHE; encoded by the coding sequence ATGCCAAAAAACACTCCCCGCTACGTCAAGGAAAACATCCTCCGCCGCCACCGTCGGCAATCAGAAAAAAAGAAGGAGCCGCCTGTTATTGCTCAATCAGGAGTGATTCCATACCGCGTGGGTGCCGCGGGGATCGAGCTGCTGCTTGTGACAAGCCGGAATGGCCGTCGATGGATTTTTCCGAAGGGCATCGTGGAAACAGGTCTGCATCCGCGGGACTCGGCCGCGAAGGAAGCGTGGGAGGAGGCGGGTGTGCTCGGTGCCGTGACCGAAGAGGCGCTCGGCAGCTACAGCTTCGAGAAGTGGGGCGGTATCTGTCACGTCGACATGTACGCACTATTGGTGCAGGGCGTGGCCGAGGAGTACGACGAACGCGCGATACGGCAGCGCCGCTGGGTATCGCTCGATGAGGCGCGCGCCTCCATCGCCGAACGCGGACTGCTGGATCTGCTGGAAGTATTCGCAGAACAGATACGCGAACTGCATCACGAATAG
- a CDS encoding right-handed parallel beta-helix repeat-containing protein: MYGNLNRSMAACVLLFVCTGVATAQLSGTKTINPSGSGTNNYTTFGAAINALNASGVGGTGVTFLVSAGVTFRETLQPITATGTISRPIVFERIGTGANPIVVPATRGMRNGTQFGNGDAVIQITGGDYITFDGIDAADDTVSFINHGRYEYGYLLRKANASNGCKHVTIRNCTVTLAKSNRYATGIMISNMVPTSVATTSTDTTAVGVTVANEDGRHESISIQGNTIVNALVGIGARGYNQAVAPFNRYDHFVEIGTVTGNTITGFGYGSTTAPHGIYAVYQDSMRIAYNTIDGGDGATTNCYGILATGSISARLWVENNTITVTSDGTTSSLIGLSVNFSGDGSRIDVYGNTISGCSYSSATSGALYGFFNAGAVAVLVVDSNRITNNSLAGTGMMYLLYLGGSGGLTHVLATRNTVSGNSKTGIAGNLYCVYAAADTLRLHHNLIGSNLHTVDTTAGYTYGYYNNGSPMLEELDSNRFEDLNGTLCYAVYSSTVSKPRRVFRGDTITALHGRIGTNGITLLNSSVAIVEDCRITNFTNSGGAYGLSFSGDSAIEIHRNQISNFDLGGAVGVWWNYTCKSITVTRNLIRDLNGSGVNSFVQGIRGEGGNATISNNIVAELYAPNMSPSYVGPLLAGISVTGTRAELLYNTVYLDGSLSGANASTAAVFVDDSTRYTAKNNIFINLAGHGSTSGTASAYRRYGSVLSSYDSSSNNNLYYVGTPSSTRLIFTDGTNGDQTLAAFRARVAPRDTLSLSGLPPFVNISTTPYDVHLDTVRVNMCESAGIAVAGITSDYDGQTRQGASGYGGTGTAPDIGADEGNFNRSDNAGPEIVYNPLPPGAATSTRPFTHVSITDPSGVSGLSGTRPRVYFKKSTETNALGNNNSASDGWKWVEATGTSSPYSFTIDYSLLFNGTGVSLGNVIQYFVVAQDSAAVPNVAINAGTFASAPASVALTTAAFPIGGTPHSYIIADTISGTVTIPGTYPSLTGSSGFFADMNNKSLIADLTVLVRDSLFEDGAVALNTVARTPATAAYTITIRPDTARVRVIHGSMSANAMLRLNGADHVSFDGRYANGGRYLRLVNAATAQSVLSFVNDASRNTVRNCIVEGRSSTAALLHIGAGTSTGNDSILVSENLFRSHIWSDSAHAVCIYAGASSSAKNSSTIIVDNELTDFSYRGVWLGPAGNGDDWTIAGNNFYRPRSTVVAGELSAIVLEDGGMGHIVHDNSIGGSDSSRGGAPLASSTAVRGIVIAAGNDPGRPPVSVQNNHIGNIASRGADSCILLGITGGKAVVGTVSGNVLGGGSNPCDTISVGANADLLSITSNDTVFVENNIVGHAVYTVGGDARLTGIAVSGSGVLQVNGNTISDLESNTSGLSVTSSSQPLAGMRIRGDAVLRIEKNTVRTIHNSSTTSAPRGAYGLVVTGARTGSIIRGNRVYDVGSDNQYSGVNAPSVTGIQILGGRGQYANNQVTLGEGFGYDTRFRGIDHASDSLCVFLHNTVVITGAAGGAATQATHAFLRSGSGTTRLRNNVFINGRQSSGWLDYHYAIGTAQTSGWMGNAWVPALTSNHQFLAARDTTRLADWAGTPLASHAWKTAVENNDVATLTASVGSPSSTSQISVTDLFPAVTTGNLAVDTTRWTCWFLNGNGIAGVESDTLDADIDGHCTRLRTRGYGTDLGSDEFGTSVTPPMLRQEGLLGTGQMTTYTLGGRTMLELLWGSSGTVPDSLHARVRTGTTPPAVTQGAHASAYWSIDAWGGSGYTYELVLHYTPAMLGSIAAEADARLARRSGGVWTHHAASTIDTVARTVRQGGMTAFSDFTLSDNTSPLPVELEYLRARFSAGRVSLSWSTLSELNALRYDVERRSTGGWMYIGTVPASGSSDIRNNYVFEDTQLPPAEEYVYRLRMVDRDGTFEYSSEVRVAVASAGFRLYAVYPNPFHERTTITFALPVEEHVAVRLYDAAGRGVLTVYEGLLSAGTHSFPVSPGRLPAGVYRCSVETPSARRTGLLLKVK; encoded by the coding sequence ATGTACGGTAATCTTAACCGGAGCATGGCCGCGTGTGTGTTGCTGTTCGTCTGCACTGGTGTTGCAACCGCGCAACTCTCGGGCACAAAGACGATCAATCCCTCCGGAAGTGGCACTAACAACTATACTACGTTCGGCGCCGCTATAAATGCCCTGAACGCATCCGGCGTGGGAGGTACGGGTGTCACGTTTCTTGTTTCGGCTGGGGTGACGTTTCGCGAAACACTGCAGCCCATCACAGCGACGGGCACAATCTCGCGACCCATTGTTTTCGAACGCATCGGAACCGGCGCGAATCCCATCGTCGTGCCGGCTACACGCGGAATGCGCAACGGCACACAATTTGGCAACGGCGACGCGGTGATTCAGATCACAGGCGGCGACTACATCACCTTCGATGGCATCGACGCGGCCGACGACACGGTATCGTTCATTAATCACGGCCGCTACGAGTACGGGTATCTGTTGAGGAAGGCCAACGCATCGAACGGGTGCAAACATGTCACGATTCGGAACTGCACGGTCACACTAGCAAAGTCGAACCGGTACGCGACCGGTATCATGATTTCGAACATGGTGCCGACCTCCGTCGCGACAACATCCACCGACACAACAGCGGTCGGTGTCACTGTCGCCAACGAGGATGGGCGGCACGAGTCGATCTCCATTCAGGGCAACACCATTGTTAACGCCCTGGTCGGCATCGGAGCCCGTGGCTACAACCAGGCGGTCGCTCCGTTCAACCGATATGATCACTTTGTGGAGATCGGCACCGTGACGGGCAACACCATCACGGGTTTCGGCTACGGATCCACCACGGCACCGCACGGAATCTATGCGGTGTATCAGGATTCCATGCGCATCGCCTACAACACGATCGACGGTGGTGATGGCGCAACAACAAATTGCTACGGCATACTCGCCACCGGCAGTATCTCCGCGCGTCTGTGGGTGGAAAACAATACCATCACGGTCACAAGCGACGGCACAACATCGAGTCTGATAGGTCTCTCGGTGAATTTCAGCGGCGACGGCAGCCGTATCGACGTGTACGGGAACACCATCTCCGGCTGCAGTTACTCCTCCGCCACATCGGGTGCGCTCTACGGCTTCTTTAACGCGGGAGCTGTCGCGGTACTCGTTGTGGACAGCAATCGCATCACCAACAACAGTCTTGCAGGTACGGGCATGATGTACCTGCTGTATCTCGGCGGCAGCGGCGGTCTGACACATGTGCTTGCCACCAGAAACACCGTCAGCGGAAACAGCAAGACCGGCATCGCCGGAAACCTCTATTGCGTGTACGCGGCTGCCGACACACTGCGCCTGCATCACAACCTGATTGGCTCGAATCTGCACACAGTCGACACAACCGCGGGATACACCTATGGCTACTACAACAATGGATCCCCGATGTTGGAGGAACTCGACAGCAACAGATTCGAGGACCTGAACGGCACGCTGTGTTACGCGGTGTACTCGTCCACCGTATCGAAACCGCGTCGGGTATTTCGTGGTGATACAATTACAGCGTTGCACGGCCGCATTGGTACGAACGGCATCACTCTGCTGAACAGCTCCGTTGCCATAGTCGAGGATTGTCGCATCACCAACTTCACCAATTCGGGTGGTGCCTACGGGCTCTCCTTCAGCGGTGATTCCGCGATCGAGATTCACCGGAACCAGATCAGTAATTTTGATCTCGGTGGCGCCGTCGGTGTGTGGTGGAACTACACATGTAAAAGCATCACCGTCACGCGGAATCTTATACGAGACCTGAACGGGAGTGGCGTTAATTCGTTCGTGCAAGGCATCCGAGGAGAGGGTGGAAACGCCACAATCTCGAACAATATTGTCGCGGAACTCTACGCACCGAACATGTCGCCCTCGTACGTCGGACCTCTGCTTGCCGGAATATCGGTCACCGGCACGCGCGCAGAGCTCCTGTACAACACCGTGTACCTCGACGGATCGTTGAGCGGCGCCAATGCGTCAACAGCCGCGGTGTTTGTGGACGACAGCACGCGGTACACAGCGAAAAACAACATCTTCATCAATCTCGCCGGACATGGAAGCACATCGGGCACCGCCTCGGCATACCGCCGGTATGGCTCAGTGCTGAGCAGTTACGACAGCAGTTCGAACAACAACCTGTATTATGTCGGCACACCTTCATCGACACGCCTGATCTTCACGGACGGGACAAATGGCGACCAAACACTGGCTGCGTTCCGCGCCCGGGTTGCTCCGCGCGACACGCTCTCACTCAGCGGTCTGCCGCCCTTTGTCAACATCAGCACCACGCCGTACGATGTGCATCTCGACACCGTGCGCGTGAACATGTGTGAAAGTGCGGGCATCGCGGTGGCGGGAATCACGTCCGATTACGACGGACAGACGCGGCAGGGCGCCTCGGGGTACGGTGGTACCGGCACTGCGCCCGACATCGGAGCCGATGAAGGGAATTTTAATCGGTCCGACAACGCGGGTCCGGAGATTGTATATAATCCTCTGCCACCCGGCGCGGCAACCTCGACGCGACCCTTTACGCACGTGTCCATCACCGATCCGAGCGGTGTGAGCGGATTGAGCGGTACGCGCCCTCGTGTCTATTTCAAAAAGAGCACCGAGACAAACGCACTGGGCAACAACAACAGTGCGTCCGACGGGTGGAAATGGGTGGAGGCGACGGGAACAAGCTCGCCGTATTCCTTCACGATCGACTATTCGCTGCTTTTCAACGGCACAGGCGTGTCTCTCGGGAATGTGATACAATACTTTGTGGTCGCGCAGGACAGCGCCGCGGTTCCGAACGTCGCCATCAACGCGGGCACATTCGCAAGCGCCCCCGCATCGGTGGCATTAACCACCGCCGCGTTTCCGATAGGAGGCACGCCGCACTCCTACATCATCGCCGACACCATCAGCGGCACGGTGACTATTCCCGGAACATATCCATCGCTCACGGGCAGCTCCGGCTTTTTTGCGGACATGAACAACAAATCCCTCATCGCGGATCTCACCGTGCTTGTACGGGATTCATTGTTCGAGGACGGCGCCGTGGCGCTGAACACCGTGGCACGGACTCCCGCGACGGCCGCCTACACCATCACTATTCGTCCGGACACCGCGCGTGTGCGTGTCATCCACGGGTCGATGTCAGCAAACGCGATGCTGCGTCTCAATGGCGCCGACCATGTATCGTTCGACGGCCGATACGCCAATGGAGGACGGTACCTTCGTCTCGTGAATGCCGCCACGGCGCAGTCCGTGCTTTCGTTCGTGAACGATGCCTCGCGTAATACCGTGCGCAACTGCATTGTGGAGGGCCGCAGCAGCACCGCCGCACTGCTGCACATCGGCGCGGGCACATCCACCGGCAACGACAGCATACTCGTGAGCGAGAATCTATTCCGATCCCATATCTGGAGCGATTCCGCACACGCGGTGTGTATATATGCAGGCGCGTCATCCTCGGCAAAGAATTCCTCGACAATCATTGTGGACAACGAGCTGACGGATTTTTCATACCGGGGCGTGTGGCTTGGTCCCGCGGGGAACGGCGACGATTGGACCATTGCGGGCAACAACTTCTACCGGCCACGCAGTACTGTTGTTGCGGGCGAACTCTCCGCGATTGTTTTGGAAGATGGCGGCATGGGGCACATCGTGCACGACAACAGTATCGGCGGAAGCGATTCGAGCCGGGGCGGTGCACCGCTCGCCTCGTCGACCGCCGTGCGGGGCATTGTGATCGCGGCAGGGAACGATCCCGGCAGGCCTCCCGTGAGTGTGCAGAATAACCATATCGGCAACATCGCTTCCCGCGGCGCTGATTCGTGCATTCTTCTCGGCATCACCGGAGGCAAGGCGGTGGTCGGGACCGTAAGCGGGAATGTGCTCGGCGGTGGATCGAATCCGTGTGATACCATTTCCGTCGGCGCAAACGCGGATCTCCTTTCCATCACATCGAACGACACTGTTTTTGTCGAGAACAATATCGTGGGTCATGCGGTGTATACTGTTGGAGGCGACGCGCGGCTTACGGGTATCGCGGTGAGCGGATCAGGCGTGCTGCAGGTAAACGGAAATACCATTTCCGACCTCGAATCGAATACAAGCGGATTGAGTGTCACTTCCTCCTCGCAGCCACTCGCGGGCATGCGCATCCGGGGGGATGCCGTTCTGCGTATCGAAAAAAATACCGTACGCACGATACACAACAGCAGCACCACATCCGCGCCGAGAGGCGCATACGGGCTTGTCGTCACGGGTGCACGAACGGGCAGTATCATACGCGGCAATCGCGTATACGATGTCGGCAGCGACAATCAGTACTCCGGCGTCAATGCACCTTCGGTGACGGGTATACAGATTCTCGGAGGACGCGGGCAGTATGCCAACAATCAGGTGACACTCGGCGAGGGTTTCGGATACGACACACGATTCAGGGGCATCGATCACGCATCAGATTCCCTGTGTGTGTTTCTCCATAATACCGTTGTGATCACGGGCGCAGCCGGCGGGGCGGCGACACAAGCGACACACGCGTTCCTGCGCAGTGGCAGCGGCACCACGCGGCTGCGTAACAACGTCTTCATCAATGGCCGGCAGTCGAGCGGCTGGCTCGACTACCATTATGCGATAGGCACGGCTCAGACGTCGGGATGGATGGGCAACGCCTGGGTTCCGGCGCTGACGTCGAACCATCAATTCCTTGCAGCGCGCGACACCACACGCCTTGCGGACTGGGCGGGCACTCCGCTCGCATCACACGCCTGGAAAACAGCAGTCGAAAACAACGACGTGGCGACATTGACCGCTTCGGTGGGAAGTCCGAGTTCGACATCGCAGATTTCCGTGACGGATCTGTTCCCGGCAGTCACTACGGGCAATCTCGCAGTGGACACAACGCGATGGACGTGCTGGTTCCTGAACGGAAATGGAATTGCGGGAGTGGAATCCGATACGCTCGATGCGGATATCGACGGGCACTGCACACGGCTGCGCACGCGCGGATACGGAACCGATCTCGGTTCCGATGAATTCGGGACTTCGGTTACACCACCCATGCTGCGGCAGGAGGGACTGCTTGGAACCGGACAGATGACGACGTACACGCTGGGCGGCCGGACGATGCTGGAACTCCTCTGGGGTTCAAGCGGCACAGTGCCCGACTCCCTCCACGCGCGCGTACGCACCGGCACAACACCTCCCGCGGTGACGCAGGGTGCGCACGCTTCCGCGTACTGGAGCATCGATGCGTGGGGGGGAAGCGGCTACACATACGAGCTGGTGCTGCATTATACACCCGCCATGCTCGGTTCGATTGCCGCCGAGGCCGACGCGCGGCTGGCCCGGCGTTCGGGCGGTGTATGGACACACCATGCCGCATCCACCATCGACACTGTTGCGCGGACAGTGCGCCAGGGCGGCATGACGGCGTTCTCGGACTTCACATTGAGTGACAATACCAGTCCGTTGCCCGTCGAACTTGAATATCTTCGCGCGCGATTCAGCGCGGGGCGTGTGTCGCTGTCGTGGAGCACTCTCAGCGAACTGAATGCACTGCGCTACGATGTCGAGCGCCGAAGCACCGGCGGTTGGATGTATATCGGGACCGTACCGGCGAGCGGATCGTCGGACATCCGCAACAATTACGTATTCGAGGATACCCAGCTACCGCCCGCGGAGGAGTATGTGTACCGCCTTCGTATGGTGGACCGCGACGGGACTTTCGAGTATTCGTCCGAAGTGCGCGTCGCAGTTGCCTCGGCCGGTTTCCGCTTGTACGCGGTGTATCCGAATCCCTTTCACGAACGCACCACCATTACCTTTGCGCTTCCCGTGGAGGAGCATGTTGCGGTGCGTCTGTATGATGCCGCTGGGCGTGGAGTACTCACCGTGTACGAGGGGCTGCTTTCTGCTGGCACGCACAGTTTTCCGGTGTCTCCCGGCAGACTGCCGGCTGGTGTGTATCGATGCAGCGTCGAAACGCCGAGCGCGCGGCGCACGGGTCTGCTGCTGAAAGTGAAGTAA
- a CDS encoding FAD/NAD(P)-binding protein: MPNLYTPHLLVVKDIIQETPDTTTFRLQFKDAVVAETFSFRAGQFAEYSVFGEGECTFCIASSPTRMDYIECSFKQYGRVTTAMRRLNVGDVIGLRGPYGNYFPLEQMEGKNVVFIAGGIGLAPVRCIIWNVLDLRDRFKDVTIVYGARSVNDLVYKRELEEWGAMAGVKTVVTVDPGGETPDWKGEVGFVPTVVEKLAPSGDNSVAIICGPPIMIKYTLPVMQKLGFTDENIITTLENRMKCGCGKCGRCNIGSVYVCKDGPVFNYTQLKELPEEF; this comes from the coding sequence ATGCCCAACCTCTATACTCCCCATCTCCTCGTCGTAAAAGACATCATTCAGGAAACCCCCGACACCACGACGTTCCGTCTGCAGTTCAAGGATGCGGTGGTGGCGGAGACATTTTCGTTCCGCGCGGGACAGTTCGCCGAGTATTCGGTGTTCGGCGAGGGTGAATGTACGTTCTGTATCGCGTCGTCGCCCACGCGGATGGATTATATAGAATGTTCGTTCAAACAATACGGCCGCGTGACGACGGCCATGCGGCGATTGAATGTGGGCGACGTGATCGGGCTGCGCGGTCCGTACGGGAATTATTTCCCGCTCGAGCAAATGGAGGGGAAAAACGTCGTGTTTATCGCGGGCGGCATCGGACTCGCCCCCGTGCGCTGCATCATCTGGAACGTGCTGGATTTGCGCGACCGTTTCAAGGATGTGACCATCGTCTACGGCGCGCGTTCGGTAAACGATCTTGTATACAAACGCGAACTCGAGGAGTGGGGCGCGATGGCTGGTGTCAAGACGGTGGTGACCGTGGATCCGGGCGGGGAGACGCCCGACTGGAAGGGCGAGGTCGGATTTGTGCCCACCGTAGTCGAGAAACTCGCGCCGTCGGGCGACAACAGTGTTGCTATCATCTGTGGTCCGCCCATCATGATCAAATACACCTTGCCTGTGATGCAGAAGCTCGGATTCACCGACGAAAACATCATCACCACACTCGAGAACCGCATGAAATGCGGCTGCGGGAAATGCGGGCGCTGCAATATCGGCAGCGTGTACGTCTGCAAGGACGGCCCCGTCTTCAACTACACGCAGCTCAAGGAACTTCCGGAAGAGTTCTAG
- a CDS encoding four helix bundle protein: MREPATTFEDLIVWQKAHAFVLQVYRMTRLFPKEELYGLSSQLRRASSSIPANIAEGFKKRSKADKVRYLNIAQGSLEECRYFLILTRDLGYSEIALAKELLEETSKLLESYMSTILRNDK; the protein is encoded by the coding sequence ATGCGAGAACCAGCGACAACATTTGAGGATCTGATCGTATGGCAAAAGGCGCATGCGTTTGTCCTCCAAGTGTATCGAATGACGCGTCTATTTCCCAAAGAGGAACTATACGGCCTGAGTTCGCAATTACGCCGTGCATCCTCGTCGATTCCGGCGAACATCGCCGAGGGATTCAAGAAACGTTCGAAAGCGGACAAAGTCCGATATCTCAATATCGCTCAGGGCTCACTGGAAGAATGCCGGTATTTTCTGATTCTCACACGTGATCTCGGGTACAGTGAGATTGCACTTGCAAAGGAACTTCTCGAAGAAACCAGCAAACTCCTCGAATCATACATGTCGACAATACTTCGAAACGACAAATAA